The Sorex araneus isolate mSorAra2 chromosome 5, mSorAra2.pri, whole genome shotgun sequence genome has a segment encoding these proteins:
- the LOC101558750 gene encoding phospholipase A2, membrane associated, with translation MKILLLLAMILTFGLLQANGALWNFGTMIGKVTGKNPITDYSFYGCYCGYGGKGSPKDATDRCCFAHDCCYRRLIKKGCETKRLNYDVTYRGNQVICAKQNSCRKQLCECDKKAALCFKSNKKSYNKKLKYYNNKNCRGKAPKC, from the exons ATGAAGATCCTCCTGCTGCTGGCCATGATCTTGACCTTCG gCCTGCTGCAGGCCAACGGCGCTTTGTGGAATTTTGGAACGATGATTGGGAAAGTAACAGGGAAGAACCCGATCACTGATTACAGCTTCTATGGTTGCTACTGTGGCTACGGAGGCAAAGGATCTCCCAAGGATGCAACAGACAG GTGCTGCTTTGCGCATGACTGTTGCTACCGCCGTCTGATAAAAAAGGGGTGTGAGACCAAACGTCTGAACTATGATGTTACTTACCGTGGAAACCAAGTCATCTGTG CCAAACAGAACTCGTGCAGAAAACAACTGTGTGAATGTGATAAAAAGGCTGCCCTCTGCTTTAAGAGTAACAAGAAAAGCTACAATAAGAAGCTAAAAtactataacaataaaaattgtcGTGGGAAGGCCCCCAAGTGCTGA